A part of Rutidosis leptorrhynchoides isolate AG116_Rl617_1_P2 unplaced genomic scaffold, CSIRO_AGI_Rlap_v1 contig283, whole genome shotgun sequence genomic DNA contains:
- the LOC139882552 gene encoding zinc finger protein VAR3, chloroplastic-like, translated as MRAVACHCVNFPKRPNASLPCPSAAKARVLSGSMHKLFPTSRWHLKNHFPNLRFVVTSARSRQYTDAPNPDSELDFSGNNDVLGELESSKPINPFPRFAPGMENNFHRTGHSESTAAQISHPWPEWVDLMVLLLKGGYFDAEGNPFQNVELGPKDSNLIRNACLNFARDRYDVMRYLSKKHIQVIAECGCPSTDRKVVNSGKRLRAHVGIDEGNVCSSCNLRGNCERAFVKAREDEGGRTVDVMRILLTYGLDPISDTVENKPCLTRTVKESVRALLKQMAEYGTDVLGSDSLKSTPTGDLSSHSSSEEKGYKDVPMKQGDWHCPKCNFLNFAKNIKCLRCYTFSQERLNQLQEDQDHLPLKKGDWICDKNCCILQMQFLKFAKNTRCLRCKEKPPERLLNPGEWECESCNYINFRRNMVCLKCDYRRPKASNSKGLSQRDYDAGNHNQGHGAVEIEILWCL; from the exons ATGCGAGCGGTAGCCTGTCATTGCGTCAACTTCCCAAAACGTCCAAACGCGAGCCTTCCGTGCCCATCTGCCGCCAAAGCGCGCGTCCTCTCAGGCTCAATGCACAAGCTCTTCCCAACAAGTCGTTGGCATCTGAAAAATCACTTCCCCAACCTCAGATTCGTCGTTACCTCCGCTCGTTCCCGCCAGTACACCGATGCCCCGAACCCCGACTCCGAGCTCGACTTCTCTGGTAACAACGATGTGCTTGGGGAGCTCGAGTCTTCGAAACCAATAAACCCATTTCCCCGATTCGCTCCGGGGATGGAGAATAACTTCCATAGGACGGGGCACTCTGAGTCGACGGCGGCTCAGATATCGCATCCGTGGCCCGAGTGGGTGGATTTGATGGTGCTTCTGTTGAAGGGAGGCTACTTTGATGCGGAGGGCAACCCGTTCCAGAATGTGGAGTTGGGTCCGAAAGATTCGAATCTCATTAGAAACGCATGCCTGAATTTCGCCCGCGACAGATACGACGTTATGAG GTATTTGTCAAAGAAACATATTCAGGTCATAGCAGAGTGTGGATGCCCCAGCACAGACAGAAAAGTGGTTAACTCTGGTAAGCGCTTGAGGGCGCATGTGGGCATCGATGAGGGAAAT GTTTGCAGCTCCTGCAACTTGAGGGGAAACTGTGAGAGAGCATTTGTGAAGGCGCGTGAAGATGAAGGAGGGCGCACAGTTGATGTTATGCGAATCTTGTTGACATACGGACTTGACCCCATAAGCGATACTGTGGAGAATAAACCATGTCTGACTAGAACAGTTAAGGAATCAGTCAGAGCACTGCTAAAGCAAATGGCAGAGTATGGCACCGATGTACTTGGCTCTGATTCGTTGAAATCCACCCCAACTGGTGATTTATCCTCGCATTCAAGTTCGGAAGAGAAAGGCTACAAAGATGTTCCAATGAAACAAGGAGATTGGCATTGCCCCAA GTGCAACTTCTTAAACTTTGCTAAGAACATCAAATGCTTGCGATGCTATACTTTTTCTCAGGAAAGATTGAATCAACTGCAGGAAGACCAAGATCATCTTCCGCTAAAGAAAGGAGACTGGATATGTGACAA AAACTGTTGCATTTTGCAGATGCAATTTCTTAAATTTGCAAAGAATACTAGATGTTTGCGGTGCAAAGAGAAACCCCCGGAAAGGCTACTCAATCCTGGGGAGTGGGAATGTGAATC GTGCAATTACATCAACTTTAGAAGGAATATGGTATGCTTGAAGTGTGATTATAGAAGGCCCAAAGCATCAAATTCAAAGGGCTTGTCTCAACGAGATTATGATGCTGGAAATCACAATCAAGGTCATGGAGCCGTTGAGATAGAAATTCTATGGTGTCTCTGA
- the LOC139882553 gene encoding 1-aminocyclopropane-1-carboxylate oxidase homolog 4-like: MAGNQSRAMGVADSGGQAFDRAQELKQFEESKLGVKGLLDSGLASLPPLFIHPPETLSDLRPARPRPGSIPTIDLSGCCDSARRPAVVGEVARAARELGFLQVVNHGVPAEVLDRTVAAVKAFHEQPAEAKARIYRRQSDTGVSFFSNVDLFLSKAASWRDTLHIQLGPKLADMEEIPEVCRNEVLEWNQQVERLGSILLGLLSEGLGLSPGKLQELTCLDTRRMSGHYYPYCPQPNLTVGLTSHTDPVVITVLLQDQVGGLQVKHGDEWVDVTPVPGALVVNIGDILQIMSNDEYKSMDHRVLANPSQEPRVSIAVFCNPSNHEKEFGPFPELVSSDKPAAYRQFTFDEYMRRFFTKGLDGKSLINYFRA, translated from the exons ATGGCGGG GAATCAGAGTCGAGCCATGGGCGTCGCGGACAGCGGTGGACAGGCCTTCGATCGAGCCCAGGAGCTCAAGCAGTTCGAAGAGTCCAAGCTCGGCGTCAAGGGCCTCCTCGACTCCGGCCTCGCCTCCCTCCCTCCCCTCTTCATCCACCCGCCCGAGACCCTCTCCGACCTCAGGCCCGCCCGCCCCCGCCCCGGCTCCATCCCCACCATCGACCTCTCCGGCTGCTGCGACTCCGCCCGCCGCCCCGCTGTCGTCGGGGAGGTGGCGCGCGCCGCCCGCGAGCTCGGCTTCTTGCAGGTGGTCAACCACGGCGTGCCCGCGGAGGTCCTGGACCGCACCGTCGCGGCCGTGAAGGCCTTCCACGAGCAGCCGGCGGAGGCGAAGGCGAGGATCTACCGGAGGCAGTCGGACACCGGCGTGTCCTTCTTCTCCAACGTCGACCTGTTCCTCTCCAAAGCGGCGAGCTGGAG GGACACACTCCATATACAGCTGGGGCCGAAATTAGCGGACATGGAAGAGATCCCTGAGGTGTGCAGAAATGAGGTGTTGGAGTGGAATCAGCAGGTCGAACGGCTGGGGAGCATCCTGCTGGGGCTGTTGAGCGAGGGGCTGGGATTGAGTCCCGGCAAGCTGCAGGAATTGACGTGCTTGGATACAAGGAGGATGTCGGGGCATTACTACCCGTACTGTCCCCAGCCCAACCTGACGGTCGGCTTGACATCCCACACGGACCCAGTAGTGATCACGGTGCTCCTGCAGGACCAGGTCGGCGGGTTGCAGGTGAAGCACGGCGATGAGTGGGTGGATGTGACGCCAGTCCCAGGTGCTCTTGTTGTGAACATTGGTGACATCCTTCAG ATCATGTCCAACGATGAGTACAAAAGCATGGACCACCGGGTATTGGCCAACCCCAGCCAAGAGCCACGTGTGTCAATAGCAGTTTTCTGCAACCCAAGCAATCATGAGAAGGAGTTCGGCCCATTCCCAGAGCTTGTGTCTTCAGATAAGCCCGCTGCTTATCGGCAGTTCACCTTCGACGAATACATGAGAAGATTCTTTACCAAGGGGTTGGATGGGAAGAGCCTAATAAATTACTTCAGAGCATGA